In Solibacillus isronensis, the following are encoded in one genomic region:
- a CDS encoding ATP-binding protein, with amino-acid sequence MITRVKQSLTTRLLITISGIIFTICVLFLLLINHYLDESVLEEMGEKALTSAYLIAERPDIVNAFSAENPSSILQPIAEDIRMQTGASFVVIGNEQGIRYTHPITEKIGQSMVGGDNDSALINKESIVSVTTGSMGESIRGKVPVLVDGNVVGVVSVGFLTKDIQKTIDTAFFGWLQITLLLAVFGIVCAVLISLYVKEQLLGMQPAQIAKLYSAYHTILEETTDGVILTTLNNEVVIANTRAKELISSLTEGISLHTLLPERLFKEDVIRALEIPLQQQEMIITKTPLKHEEQLGYLYILRAKLEYETVINELTLVKQQARMQRAKTHEFANKLHVILGLLKQAHIDEAIAFIRQEQQDSTKQQQALATQPSILLQALLEGKISEAKERGITITIETEDVLIDYNDEEVDALLTSLGNVLQNAMDALDQTNITDKQIKLFIHQYRHELIIEVHDNGPGIDEETANHIFTLGFTTKDGYDRGYGLAISEQALEKVGGSLLIEESDIGGACFLIILQRK; translated from the coding sequence ATGATAACCCGCGTAAAACAATCATTAACAACCCGTCTTCTTATCACCATCAGCGGAATCATATTCACAATTTGTGTGCTGTTTTTGTTGTTGATCAATCACTATCTGGATGAATCGGTACTGGAGGAGATGGGAGAAAAGGCGTTAACGAGTGCATACTTGATTGCTGAGCGGCCGGATATAGTCAATGCATTTTCTGCGGAAAATCCGTCTTCCATTCTTCAGCCGATTGCAGAGGATATACGAATGCAGACCGGAGCGAGTTTCGTCGTGATAGGGAATGAGCAAGGGATTCGCTACACCCATCCGATCACTGAAAAGATTGGCCAGTCGATGGTCGGCGGGGATAATGATTCAGCGCTGATTAACAAAGAGTCCATTGTTTCGGTAACGACGGGTTCAATGGGAGAATCGATCCGCGGAAAAGTCCCAGTTTTAGTTGACGGCAATGTTGTCGGGGTTGTTTCGGTCGGATTTTTAACGAAAGATATACAAAAGACGATTGATACTGCCTTTTTCGGTTGGCTTCAGATCACGCTCCTGCTCGCGGTTTTCGGGATTGTCTGTGCGGTGCTGATCTCGCTTTATGTAAAGGAACAGTTGCTCGGTATGCAGCCGGCGCAAATTGCGAAGCTCTATTCGGCGTATCATACAATACTTGAGGAAACAACGGATGGTGTGATCTTAACGACACTGAATAATGAAGTGGTGATTGCTAATACACGTGCGAAGGAACTCATCTCATCCCTGACAGAAGGGATCTCATTACATACGCTACTTCCCGAACGGCTTTTTAAAGAAGACGTGATTCGGGCTCTGGAAATTCCGTTGCAGCAGCAAGAGATGATTATTACCAAAACGCCATTGAAACATGAGGAGCAGCTCGGCTATTTATATATTTTACGGGCTAAGCTTGAATATGAAACGGTCATTAATGAGCTGACATTGGTGAAGCAGCAGGCGCGGATGCAGCGGGCAAAAACACATGAATTTGCGAATAAGCTGCACGTTATCCTTGGCTTGTTGAAGCAAGCCCATATTGATGAAGCGATTGCATTTATCAGGCAGGAGCAGCAAGATTCTACGAAACAGCAACAGGCACTTGCAACACAGCCTTCGATATTGCTGCAGGCGTTACTCGAAGGGAAAATATCGGAAGCGAAAGAGCGCGGTATTACGATTACGATCGAAACCGAGGATGTTTTAATCGATTATAATGATGAAGAAGTGGACGCATTATTAACATCGCTAGGGAATGTCCTTCAAAACGCAATGGATGCTTTGGATCAGACAAACATAACGGACAAGCAAATTAAGCTTTTTATTCATCAATATCGTCATGAGCTGATTATTGAGGTGCATGACAATGGGCCGGGAATCGATGAAGAAACGGCAAATCACATATTTACTCTCGGGTTTACGACAAAGGACGGCTATGATCGGGGGTACGGTCTGGCGATCAGTGAACAGGCACTTGAAAAAGTCGGCGGCTCACTGTTAATAGAAGAAAGCGATATAGGCGGGGCCTGCTTTTTAATCATTTTACAAAGGAAGTGA
- a CDS encoding catalase — MDEQNNRKNSKDEQLDIFRTDDRGKDLTTNQGLKVSEDEFSLKAGVRGPTLLEDFHFREKLTHFDHERIPERVVHARGFGVHGEFQLYKSMEKYTRAKFLQDTSRKTPVFVRFSTVNGSRGSADTVRDARGFATKFYTEEGNYDLVGNNIPVFFIQDAIKFPDLVHAFKPEPDNDIPQASTAHDTFWDFVANNQESAHMIMWIMSDRAIPRSFRMMEGFGVHTFRLVNEEGKAHFVKFHWKPLLGTHSLVWDEARKLAGIDPDFHRNDLWGAIENGFFPEFELGVQILAEEDEFSLGFDILDATKIWPEEDIPVNIIGKMTLNRNVDNFFSETEQVAFHLGNVVPGIDFTNDPLLQGRLFSYLDTQLLRLGGPNFHEIPINRPVVPFHNNQREGFHRQTINLGKVSYHRNSLAGNTPSPVSPDKGGYATYQERVDGVKIRARSESFADHFSQATLFWNSMSPPEKMHIIEAFSFELSKVKSESVKQQVVNMFANVDMELATAFAINIGSQPPARGGSAVTKSSPALSQENTVKSVQTRKVAVILTEGFNGPEVNYVLHQLINQGIVPEIISEHIGMVYGTDGVVVKAENTFLTAKSVLFDAVYMVRGSNTNVMFNKDAAYFIDEAYSHYKPIGATGAGIEWLRVNQILGQPGVITGTDMQEFATQFIQAIAAQRFWYRKLA, encoded by the coding sequence TTGGATGAGCAAAATAACCGCAAGAACAGCAAGGACGAACAATTAGATATTTTCCGAACAGATGACAGGGGAAAAGATCTTACAACGAATCAAGGGTTAAAAGTGTCGGAGGATGAATTCTCATTAAAAGCAGGCGTGAGGGGGCCAACTTTACTCGAGGATTTTCATTTCCGTGAAAAACTAACGCATTTTGACCATGAACGAATTCCAGAACGCGTTGTCCATGCACGTGGCTTCGGTGTGCATGGGGAGTTTCAGTTATACAAAAGCATGGAAAAGTATACGCGGGCGAAATTCCTTCAGGATACATCTAGAAAGACGCCTGTATTTGTTCGTTTTTCTACTGTCAATGGTTCCCGTGGTTCTGCCGATACCGTACGTGATGCGAGAGGATTTGCGACGAAATTCTATACCGAGGAAGGGAATTATGATTTAGTTGGCAACAATATTCCGGTATTTTTCATCCAAGATGCCATCAAATTCCCGGATCTTGTACATGCATTTAAGCCGGAGCCTGATAATGACATACCGCAAGCTTCGACTGCCCATGATACGTTTTGGGATTTTGTCGCGAATAACCAGGAATCTGCCCATATGATCATGTGGATCATGTCAGACCGCGCCATCCCACGCAGTTTCCGTATGATGGAAGGGTTTGGTGTGCATACGTTTCGTCTCGTTAATGAGGAAGGTAAAGCGCATTTCGTAAAATTCCATTGGAAGCCTTTATTGGGAACGCATTCTTTAGTATGGGACGAGGCCCGTAAACTGGCGGGCATTGATCCGGATTTTCACCGCAATGACTTATGGGGTGCGATTGAAAACGGCTTTTTCCCTGAATTCGAACTAGGTGTTCAGATTCTTGCGGAAGAGGACGAATTCAGCCTCGGGTTTGACATCCTTGACGCGACAAAGATTTGGCCGGAAGAAGACATTCCTGTAAATATTATCGGAAAGATGACGTTAAATCGGAATGTAGATAATTTCTTTTCGGAAACAGAACAGGTTGCTTTCCATTTGGGGAATGTCGTGCCAGGGATCGATTTTACAAATGATCCATTATTACAAGGACGGCTATTTTCGTATTTAGATACACAATTACTTCGTCTGGGCGGACCTAACTTCCATGAGATCCCGATTAACAGACCGGTTGTTCCATTCCATAACAATCAGCGGGAAGGCTTCCACCGACAGACGATTAATCTTGGGAAAGTGAGTTATCACCGAAATTCATTAGCCGGGAACACGCCGTCACCTGTAAGTCCGGACAAAGGCGGATATGCCACTTATCAGGAAAGAGTGGACGGAGTAAAAATCCGGGCTCGAAGCGAAAGTTTTGCCGATCATTTTTCACAAGCGACACTTTTCTGGAACAGTATGAGCCCACCTGAAAAAATGCATATCATTGAAGCGTTCAGTTTTGAACTAAGTAAAGTGAAAAGTGAATCTGTTAAACAGCAGGTAGTGAATATGTTCGCCAATGTAGATATGGAACTAGCAACCGCCTTTGCAATAAATATCGGGTCACAACCTCCTGCAAGGGGCGGTTCGGCGGTAACGAAGTCCTCCCCGGCACTCAGTCAGGAAAATACAGTGAAATCCGTACAAACACGGAAAGTAGCGGTCATTTTGACAGAGGGATTCAATGGTCCGGAAGTTAATTACGTGCTCCATCAATTGATTAACCAAGGCATTGTTCCGGAAATTATTAGCGAACATATTGGGATGGTATACGGAACAGACGGAGTGGTCGTAAAAGCCGAAAACACCTTCCTAACTGCAAAATCCGTGCTGTTTGATGCTGTTTATATGGTAAGGGGAAGTAACACAAACGTCATGTTCAACAAGGATGCGGCCTACTTCATCGATGAAGCCTATTCACATTACAAGCCAATTGGTGCGACGGGTGCGGGTATTGAATGGCTGCGTGTAAATCAGATTTTAGGTCAGCCGGGTGTCATAACAGGAACAGATATGCAGGAGTTCGCAACCCAATTCATACAAGCGATAGCAGCCCAACGGTTCTGGTATCGGAAATTAGCATAG
- a CDS encoding CitMHS family transporter — protein MLSIIGIITILVIVVLLISGRVSPIVAMVIPPVVAMFVAGYSFDDLGVFFNDGISSVISVAIMFIFAIIFFGIMQDVGLFEPIINKMVALSKGNVVLVAIVTVIVAVIAQLDGSGASTFLISITALLPLYVRLGMNPYLLLLLVGGSAAIINMIPWGGPLGRVASVLETDVTELWHPLIKIQIIGVVLMLLLAIFMGFREKRLIAKRAQTGETLKFDLSNSILNAETDETLKRPKLIWANAILAIVVLAVLMSGLLPAGLAFLIGVAIALPLNYRTPKEQMGRIQAHASNALTMASIIIAAGLFLGILNGTGMLTAIANNAVNILPSFLAQYLHIIIGVLGVPFDLLLSTDAYYFALFPVVDQIGLTYGIDSLSTAYAMIIGNIVGTFVSPLAPAVWLALGLSGLEMGKHLKFSFFWMWGLSITLLIIAVLIGVVQI, from the coding sequence ATGTTAAGTATTATTGGTATTATTACGATTTTAGTTATCGTTGTGCTGTTAATTAGCGGACGTGTATCACCAATTGTCGCAATGGTTATTCCACCAGTAGTGGCGATGTTTGTTGCAGGCTATTCGTTCGATGATTTAGGGGTATTTTTCAATGATGGAATCAGTTCTGTAATCAGTGTTGCCATCATGTTTATTTTTGCGATTATCTTCTTCGGGATTATGCAGGATGTCGGGTTATTCGAACCAATTATCAATAAGATGGTAGCGCTGTCAAAAGGGAATGTCGTGCTTGTTGCAATCGTTACGGTAATTGTCGCGGTTATTGCACAGCTTGACGGTTCAGGTGCTTCCACATTCTTAATTTCGATTACGGCATTATTGCCGCTATATGTTCGACTTGGGATGAACCCGTATTTACTTTTACTATTAGTCGGCGGTTCTGCGGCGATTATCAATATGATTCCATGGGGCGGGCCATTAGGGCGTGTTGCATCCGTTCTAGAAACAGATGTAACAGAGCTATGGCATCCGTTAATTAAAATTCAAATCATCGGTGTTGTGCTGATGCTGTTACTTGCGATCTTTATGGGCTTCCGTGAAAAACGCCTGATTGCGAAACGAGCGCAAACAGGAGAAACGTTAAAATTTGATTTAAGCAATAGTATTTTAAATGCTGAAACAGATGAAACGTTAAAACGACCAAAACTTATTTGGGCAAATGCGATTTTAGCAATTGTTGTTCTTGCTGTATTAATGTCAGGACTTTTACCAGCTGGCTTAGCGTTCCTGATCGGTGTCGCAATCGCTTTACCATTAAACTACCGTACACCGAAAGAGCAGATGGGACGTATTCAGGCACATGCATCGAACGCGTTGACAATGGCTTCAATCATTATTGCAGCAGGTCTGTTTTTAGGAATTTTAAACGGGACAGGCATGTTAACAGCCATTGCCAATAACGCCGTAAATATTTTACCAAGCTTTTTAGCCCAGTACTTACATATTATTATCGGGGTACTTGGTGTACCGTTTGACTTGCTGTTAAGTACGGATGCATACTACTTCGCATTGTTCCCGGTTGTTGACCAGATCGGTTTAACGTACGGCATCGATTCATTATCGACAGCGTATGCGATGATCATCGGTAACATCGTAGGCACATTCGTATCACCACTTGCACCAGCAGTATGGTTGGCACTTGGACTATCAGGTCTGGAAATGGGCAAACACTTGAAGTTCTCATTCTTCTGGATGTGGGGATTAAGTATTACCCTACTGATCATTGCGGTTTTAATTGGTGTGGTACAAATATAG
- a CDS encoding transporter substrate-binding domain-containing protein: MKKNLLASLLLVPALLLAACGGEETEKKSSSTDSDKEVYTVGIDVTYPPFEFEKDGKYVGIDVELIEAIGEDQGFEVELKAMDFKGIIPALQAGQLDVAMGGMSITEERKNVVDFTEPYFDAGVSLIVSEANTDIQSVEDLKGKRVAVKKGTVGANYATSIAQEIGFEMIQFDDSPSMFLEVQNGNSVALFEDYPVISYAIAQQDLPLKIVGDRLNDDKYGIGVLKGKNEEVLEKINTGLENLKESGKYQEILDNYLAE; encoded by the coding sequence ATGAAAAAGAATCTATTAGCAAGTCTATTACTCGTACCAGCATTGTTATTAGCAGCGTGCGGTGGAGAAGAAACAGAAAAAAAATCATCATCAACTGATTCAGACAAAGAAGTGTATACAGTAGGTATTGATGTTACATACCCACCATTTGAATTCGAAAAAGATGGTAAATATGTTGGGATTGATGTGGAATTAATCGAAGCAATTGGTGAAGATCAAGGTTTTGAAGTGGAATTAAAAGCAATGGACTTCAAGGGGATTATTCCAGCATTACAAGCAGGGCAATTAGATGTAGCTATGGGTGGAATGAGTATCACAGAAGAACGTAAAAATGTTGTTGATTTCACTGAGCCGTACTTCGATGCAGGTGTATCTCTTATAGTAAGTGAAGCAAATACAGATATTCAATCTGTAGAAGATTTAAAAGGAAAACGCGTAGCAGTAAAAAAAGGAACAGTTGGCGCAAACTATGCGACTTCGATTGCACAAGAAATCGGATTTGAAATGATTCAATTTGATGATAGCCCATCAATGTTCTTAGAAGTACAAAACGGAAATTCTGTAGCATTATTTGAAGATTACCCAGTTATCTCATATGCAATCGCACAACAAGATTTACCATTAAAAATTGTTGGTGACCGTTTAAATGATGACAAATATGGAATTGGTGTATTAAAAGGTAAAAACGAAGAGGTTCTTGAAAAAATTAATACTGGTCTAGAAAACTTGAAAGAAAGCGGAAAGTATCAAGAAATTCTAGACAATTATTTAGCTGAATAA
- a CDS encoding response regulator: MDIWLLEDDFRIAAIHADYIKAIQPDAQVQQFLTGASLKEALLHNTPPAALLMDLYIPDVTGYELVAYVRSHFPEVRIIMVTAAAERAHVEALYAYGVFDYIVKPFDEARLQKSFQQFHHMQSALQKKTHLSQQDLDTLFYRKNHSTATEKALPKGIDTFTLEQVIHLFKEQKFTTLTATQLSEVIGTSRSTARRYLEYLVEMNILETKLLYGTVGRPERNYVLRETYEQN, from the coding sequence ATGGATATATGGTTACTGGAAGACGATTTTCGCATTGCGGCGATTCATGCAGACTATATTAAAGCGATACAGCCGGATGCACAAGTACAGCAATTTCTAACGGGGGCCTCATTAAAGGAAGCGCTCCTGCATAACACACCTCCTGCCGCTCTGTTGATGGATTTATATATTCCGGATGTTACAGGTTATGAACTCGTTGCGTATGTAAGATCACATTTCCCGGAAGTCCGCATCATTATGGTGACGGCAGCGGCCGAGCGTGCACATGTGGAAGCATTGTATGCATATGGGGTATTCGACTATATTGTGAAGCCGTTTGATGAAGCACGACTGCAAAAATCATTCCAGCAGTTTCATCACATGCAATCGGCTTTGCAAAAGAAAACACATTTATCGCAGCAAGATTTGGATACGCTGTTTTACCGGAAAAATCATTCGACGGCGACTGAAAAGGCACTGCCAAAAGGGATCGATACCTTTACGCTCGAACAGGTCATTCACTTATTTAAGGAGCAAAAGTTCACGACATTGACGGCGACACAGCTGAGTGAAGTAATCGGCACGAGCCGCTCCACAGCACGCCGCTATTTGGAATACTTAGTGGAAATGAATATACTGGAGACAAAACTGCTTTACGGAACAGTCGGGCGTCCGGAACGGAATTATGTCCTACGTGAAACTTATGAACAAAATTAG
- a CDS encoding MFS transporter — translation MNESALAKQTTKKTMTRILPFILILYIIAYLDRVNLGFAALEMNADLALTAEVFGLLSGIFFIGYFFFEVPSNMIMHKVGARIWIARIMLSWGIIVILTGFAQSATHLYILRFLLGVAEAGFFPGIILYLTYWFRERERGKATAVLLLALPIGGLIGAPLSAWIIDNVAWASLEGWRWMFILEGIPALILGVITLVYLTDRPSKAKWLTQEEINWLEGELNVERQKALKLNKPSKLAMLKDATVWKLALFYFAGYTGVYGLSFWVPTIIKSLSAVTTTNMEIGWMAMLPSLVGIPAIIFTGLNADRTGKHKQHLVVCLLIATVGFVGCALATTLWPMVAMLSLASAGLYGFTGSFFAYLTFFFTESTAPVGIALVNSFAALGGFVGPTILGMFVLETGMFALAIILVVGILILLTMPKANIEIEAEGNKEVRVTTSGKRLT, via the coding sequence ATGAATGAAAGCGCTTTAGCGAAACAGACGACGAAGAAAACGATGACTCGTATTTTACCGTTTATTTTAATCCTGTATATCATTGCCTACTTAGATCGTGTAAATTTAGGGTTTGCTGCGTTAGAAATGAACGCTGATTTAGCATTAACTGCTGAAGTCTTCGGGTTATTATCGGGTATCTTCTTTATCGGTTACTTCTTCTTTGAAGTCCCTAGTAATATGATTATGCATAAAGTAGGGGCAAGAATTTGGATTGCGCGTATAATGCTTTCTTGGGGAATCATTGTTATTCTGACTGGATTTGCGCAATCAGCTACACATCTTTACATTTTACGCTTTTTACTAGGTGTTGCGGAAGCCGGATTCTTTCCTGGTATTATTTTATATTTAACCTATTGGTTCCGCGAACGCGAGCGTGGTAAAGCAACAGCAGTTTTATTATTAGCCTTGCCGATTGGAGGATTAATTGGTGCTCCATTATCAGCATGGATTATTGATAACGTTGCTTGGGCAAGTTTAGAAGGCTGGCGCTGGATGTTTATTTTGGAAGGGATTCCAGCATTAATTTTAGGTGTGATTACATTAGTTTATTTAACAGATCGTCCAAGTAAAGCGAAATGGCTGACACAGGAAGAAATAAATTGGTTGGAAGGCGAATTAAATGTAGAGCGACAAAAGGCATTAAAGCTCAATAAGCCGTCTAAACTAGCAATGTTAAAGGATGCAACGGTTTGGAAATTAGCACTTTTCTATTTTGCTGGCTATACAGGTGTATACGGTCTATCGTTCTGGGTACCAACTATTATTAAATCACTCTCTGCAGTCACTACAACGAATATGGAAATTGGTTGGATGGCTATGTTACCATCGTTAGTCGGTATACCTGCCATTATCTTTACCGGGCTTAACGCTGACCGGACAGGAAAGCATAAACAGCATCTAGTAGTATGTTTGCTTATTGCTACAGTTGGTTTCGTAGGTTGTGCACTCGCTACGACTCTATGGCCAATGGTTGCCATGTTGTCACTAGCTTCAGCAGGACTATACGGCTTCACGGGCAGTTTCTTTGCTTATTTAACATTCTTCTTCACCGAGTCAACAGCACCAGTAGGAATTGCACTTGTTAACTCATTTGCAGCACTTGGTGGATTCGTAGGTCCAACAATTTTAGGTATGTTTGTTTTAGAAACTGGCATGTTTGCACTTGCGATTATTTTAGTTGTCGGTATCCTAATTTTATTAACAATGCCGAAAGCAAATATTGAAATTGAAGCAGAAGGCAATAAAGAAGTACGTGTAACAACATCTGGGAAACGATTAACTTAA
- a CDS encoding 3-oxoacid CoA-transferase subunit B: MSAFDSRTVIAKRIAQELQDGQIVNLGIGIPTLVNSYIEGKDVYLQSENGLLGMGPPPSENQIDADLISAGKEPVTITKDASFFSSADSFAMIRGGHIDVAVLGILQVNRFGEIANWSVPGQPILGVGGAMDLVVGAKKVIAAATLFTKDGDPKIVESLTYPRSGIRRIEMLVTEYAVFEFEDEKVIVKELLGDLTIEQLQDRLKIQLDMGVKL, translated from the coding sequence ATGTCAGCGTTTGATTCACGTACAGTTATCGCTAAACGTATTGCGCAGGAGTTGCAAGATGGTCAAATCGTGAATTTGGGCATCGGAATTCCTACGTTAGTGAATTCTTACATTGAAGGAAAAGATGTCTATCTACAATCAGAGAATGGTTTATTAGGAATGGGACCACCACCATCAGAAAATCAGATTGATGCAGATTTAATATCTGCAGGAAAAGAACCTGTTACGATTACAAAAGATGCATCGTTTTTCAGTAGTGCCGATTCTTTTGCGATGATCCGAGGGGGGCATATCGATGTAGCTGTATTAGGAATTTTACAGGTGAATCGTTTTGGTGAAATTGCCAATTGGTCTGTACCGGGGCAACCGATTTTAGGTGTAGGTGGAGCAATGGATTTAGTAGTAGGGGCCAAAAAGGTAATTGCAGCCGCAACTTTGTTTACAAAAGATGGCGATCCAAAAATTGTAGAAAGCTTAACTTATCCGAGAAGCGGTATACGCAGGATAGAGATGCTTGTAACTGAATACGCGGTATTTGAATTTGAGGACGAAAAAGTAATTGTAAAGGAATTGTTAGGTGACCTTACGATTGAACAATTGCAAGACCGATTAAAAATTCAATTAGATATGGGGGTAAAGCTATGA